In Primulina huaijiensis isolate GDHJ02 chromosome 4, ASM1229523v2, whole genome shotgun sequence, a genomic segment contains:
- the LOC140975513 gene encoding uncharacterized protein, whose protein sequence is MADIVKQILAKPIQLADEVIKWSDGASSFRQDCLEIKAKTEKLAGLLRQAARASSDLYERPTRRIIDDTEQVLDKALTLVFKCRANGFRRIFTIIPAAAFRKISQQLENSIGDVSWLLRVSTPADDRDDEYLGLPPIAANEPILCLIWEQIAILCSGSLEERADAAASLVSLARDNDRYGKLIVEEGGVPPLLKLAKEGRQEGQENAARAIGLLGRDPESVEHIVNSGVCQVFAKILKEGHMSVQVVVAWAVSELAAHHPKCQDHFAQNNTIRLLVSHLAFETIQEHSKYLISKQNMSIHTVVLANSNSNTTKNDDGSSIRHEDEDKQFQSQIMHPVGNESTSHMHNLVTNTVAMKSSMNLKGKATQPSHESNTKPTHKNSKTNHQQHKHHFALTGNSIKGREFEDPATKAEMKAMAARALRHLCAGNITICRSITESRALLCFAVLLEKGPEEVQYNSAMALMEITAVAERDAELRRSAFKPTTPAAKAVVDQFLRIIEKADSELLIPSIRSIGNLARTFRATETRFIAPLVKLLDDREPEVTSEAAIALNKFASSDNFLHINHSKAIISACGTKHLIPLIYFGEQMVQVPSFVLLCYLALHVPDSETLAQDDVLIVLEWATKQANLMQDKEIETLACEGKKRLELYQSRGSKGYH, encoded by the coding sequence ATGGCGGACATTGTGAAACAAATCCTCGCGAAGCCGATACAGTTGGCGGACGAGGTGATAAAATGGTCCGACGGTGCCAGCTCCTTTCGCCAAGATTGCCTGGAAATCAAGGCCAAGACCGAGAAGCTCGCAGGCCTCCTCCGGCAGGCAGCGCGAGCCAGCAGCGACCTCTACGAGCGCCCCACGCGCCGCATCATCGATGACACCGAGCAAGTCCTCGACAAGGCCCTGACCCTTGTTTTCAAGTGCCGTGCGAATGGCTTCAGGCGCATCTTCACCATCATTCCTGCAGCTGCCTTCAGAAAAATCTCCCAACAGCTCGAAAATTCGATCGGGGATGTCTCGTGGCTGCTTCGTGTATCGACCCCGGCTGATGATCGCGATGATGAGTATCTTGGACTCCCTCCTATTGCTGCGAATGAGCCAATTTTATGCTTGATATGGGAACAAATTGCGATCTTGTGCTCGGGTAGTTTGGAGGAGCGTGCGGATGCTGCTGCGTCGCTCGTATCATTGGCAAGGGATAATGATAGGTATGGGAAATTGATCGTTGAGGAAGGAGGAGTACCTCCATTGCTGAAATTGGCTAAGGAAGGGAGGCAAGAAGGGCAAGAAAATGCAGCTAGAGCCATAGGGTTGCTCGGAAGGGATCCGGAAAGCGTCGAACACATTGTCAATTCAGGAGTTTGTCAAGTGTTTGCGAAAATCCTCAAAGAAGGACATATGAGTGTTCAGGTTGTCGTTGCTTGGGCTGTCTCTGAGTTGGCCGCACATCATCCCAAATGCCAGGATCATTTCGCGCAGAACAACACAATTCGATTGCTGGTTAGTCATCTTGCCTTTGAAACTATTCAAGAACATAGCAAGTATCTAATAAGTAAGCAAAATATGTCGATTCACACGGTTGTGCTGGCGAATTCCAACTCAAACACAACCAAGAATGATGATGGTAGTAGCATTAGGCATGAAGACGAGGACAAGCAGTTTCAAAGCCAAATCATGCACCCTGTGGGGAATGAAAGCACCAGCCATATGCACAATCTTGTTACAAACACAGTTGCCATGAAATCAAGCATGAACCTCAAAGGCAAGGCCACCCAGCCTTCTCATGAAAGCAACACAAAACCTACCCACAAAAACTCGAAAACTAATCATCAACAGCACAAGCACCATTTTGCCTTGACTGGAAACAGCATCAAGGGAAGGGAATTCGAAGATCCTGCAACAAAGGCGGAGATGAAGGCCATGGCAGCTAGAGCTCTACGCCACCTCTGTGCCGGTAATATAACCATCTGTCGCAGCATAACTGAATCAAGAGCCCTTCTATGCTTTGCTGTTTTATTGGAGAAAGGGCCTGAAGAAGTTCAATACAATTCAGCAATGGCACTAATGGAGATCACAGCAGTAGCCGAACGAGACGCGGAACTGAGGCGTTCTGCCTTTAAACCTACTACTCCTGCTGCCAAAGCTGTCGTGGACCAGTTCCTAAGAATCATCGAAAAAGCAGACTCGGAACTCCTCATTCCCAGCATTAGGTCCATAGGAAACTTGGCAAGAACTTTTCGTGCAACAGAGACAAGATTCATCGCCCCATTAGTAAAGTTGCTGGATGATAGGGAGCCTGAAGTGACAAGTGAGGCGGCCATAGCACTTAACAAATTCGCCTCAAGCGACAACTTCCTGCATATAAATCACTCCAAGGCCATAATCAGTGCCTGTGGGACTAAACATTTGATCCCATTGATCTACTTCGGCGAGCAAATGGTGCAGGTCCCTTCCTTCGTATTGCTCTGTTACCTCGCATTGCATGTCCCTGATAGCGAGACGTTGGCTCAGGACGACGTGCTGATCGTGCTGGAATGGGCTACAAAGCAAGCCAATCTAATGCAAGACAAAGAAATCGAAACCTTGGCGTGTGAAGGGAAGAAGAGATTGGAACTCTACCAGTCTAGAGGATCAAAGGGTTACCATTGA